From the Schistocerca piceifrons isolate TAMUIC-IGC-003096 chromosome 2, iqSchPice1.1, whole genome shotgun sequence genome, the window gtagcggtgccgcggttccagactgaagcgcctagaaccgctcggccactccggccgacaaattaatttttcagtcGACACCGTAATAGTATTGTTGGATGTTAGACGTAGGACTTAATCGAGTTCTTCTATTTGTTCACAGACTTAGAACGGCGCTAAATATGGCGGAAGACGAGTCTCATAGACCACCGCCTCCTTCGTGGATCGACAAAAAGTTCGTAGAGAGGGCACTGAAAAATGAAGACAGTAAAAGTAAGGTGAGAGTGGACGCTGCAACTGTCGATTACGCCATCAAAGACGGGCTAGGTTACATGAGCTGCATCTTCAGAGTAGTAGCCACCATCAAATTGGACGAAAGCACCTCCTACCATGAACTTCCACTCATAGTGAAGTGCAGCAACGAAGAGGAAGGCAATCTGACCGAGGTGGGAAGGGAATTCCGAGTATTCGAGAAGGAGGCATTGTTACTGTGCGAGTTGGTGCCAGACGTTCACAGTGCGCTGAGAGTTGTGGAGGGAGAGAGATTCTCTCCGCTGGCGGCCCGTTGCTATCTGTTTGGGAGGCAGCCCGTAGAGTTCCTGGTGATGGAAGACCTGTCGGCGGATGGCTTCCGCTTGGCCGAAGCAGGCCAACCACTCGACTACCAGCACTGTGTGCTAGCATTGAGAGCGTACGCTCGCCTACACGCCGCCTCGGCCACGCTACTCAAGGAGAGGCCAGACTATCGGGAACGTTGTTTTCTCCCAGCATCGACTGACCTTCAGCAAGAGTTCTTCGAGAGCATGGCTGACAAGATCTTCAAAGCAGTGGCGAGGGAATTCAGAGCGACTGCTGGCTACGAGCGATACGCCGAAAAGTATAAGAACCTTTCGAAAAAAGTCGTGAAGGACTACAAGACCTACTGGGAATCTAATAATCATATGTTAAATGTTGTAATGCATGGCGACTGCTGGAAAAATAATTTCATGTTTAAATACTTTGGAGGGAATCCCACAGACATTAGGATTCTCGACTTTCAGGTGAGTGAGTATGTGGGactatatttgtgtttttatttagcGATATTTTATGTTTACTGATAAATTTCCATACCGCATCTATGACATACATCCTTTACTGGGCAGTTGAAATGCGGTTGTAATAGTTTCAATATTTCCATCTTTGGGATGCGGTCTTTACTTGGTTCACATTACGACACTTCAAAACTTTCCCTTTACTTATCTTCATAAGCGTTCGTACATCACGACTGTTGGGATATTGCTTTTACTTTGTGCACTATTGTATGTACGATAGCGTCTTTCTTCGTTAATCACCTATGATAAGATCTgctacagttgtaatttttttatttcctaaaTGAAAAGCACAACCCGGTTTCGGGAGCTGTGCCCCATCCTCAGGTGCATATAAAATGTAAGTCGATAAAAGTTATTAGAATTTTATGGACTCGTATTTACATGCAGCTGAAGATACGACACAGGTCCCGAAACCAAGTTGTGGTTTCCttacaggaagtacaaaaattctACAGCTGCAGTGGATCTTGTCATTGAAGATGAATATCAACTGCTGTCGATGAATCTTCAAGAGAAACATACctttatcagaatgaaattttctctctgcagtggagtgtgcgctgatatgaaacttcctggcagattaaaactctgtgccggaccgagactcgaactcgggacccttgcctttcgcgggcaagtgctctaccacctgagcaggagagcttctgttaagtttgaaaggtaggaggcgaggtactggcagaagtaaagttgtgaggacggggcgtgagacgtgcttgggtagctcagttggtagagcccttgcccgcgaaaggcaaaggtcccgagttcgagtcacggtccggcacacagttttaatctgccaggaagtttcatacctttaTCAGATCTCAATCCATATGCTTACAGCTGTTGTTTATTTTACGTTTAAGGCAACTACTTTTAATCTTGTATATAGAGAGGCGTTCTTGTACGGCTCAAGTAAAATAGGCATAACTGTCATAGTTTAGCAGAATTCACGGGCCAGCCGGTGACCTGGTGTACTTCCTGTACGCGAATGCCAGTGAGGAGGTCCACAGGCATCACATGGAAGACCTGCTGCAAGAGTACCACAGCACGCTGGTGGGCCTGCTACGGCGCTTGGGCATGGAACAGCAGGCCGAGGCTTACACCCTGCAGGAATTTAGGAATGAAATGGAGGCGGCGGCCACCCTCGGCGTGTTCTACAGTGCCATGACCTGCCTTGTCATCACTTCGGAGAAGTATGGCGCTGACTTCAAGGAGTTCTTCCAAGGAGATGGCTCTTCAGATTCAGTCCTAGAAAACGCATACAAAAATCCTACCATTATGTCCTATCTCAAATACCTTGCACCTATATACGACAAGAAGGGCCTTCTGTGAGTAGATCTAGAAACTAACTCTGTGTTGTGCCTGCTTCCTTGTCTATTGCTGTGATAAATTTATCGTGTTGTAAGGCctgtaaattttattttggaaTCTGCCAATATTATTTGAACGTTCATCTCACTACAGATGTATCTTTGAGTAATGACATTAAACTGCCAAACTCTCTCTCGGCTTTCTTTTCACGAAGAACCTGAAAAAGCTACTTGTTCTGCTTGGTAAGTAAAAGCAAACACTTTCAGAGTTCAGAGATTATTAATAAATTGGCAATACACGAAGTGCTATTAACTTTAATCGAATTGGAAGACGTGACTTATGATACGTCTgcttaagcagaagaaactaacgatcaaagtccga encodes:
- the LOC124777466 gene encoding uncharacterized protein LOC124777466, giving the protein MAEDESHRPPPPSWIDKKFVERALKNEDSKSKVRVDAATVDYAIKDGLGYMSCIFRVVATIKLDESTSYHELPLIVKCSNEEEGNLTEVGREFRVFEKEALLLCELVPDVHSALRVVEGERFSPLAARCYLFGRQPVEFLVMEDLSADGFRLAEAGQPLDYQHCVLALRAYARLHAASATLLKERPDYRERCFLPASTDLQQEFFESMADKIFKAVAREFRATAGYERYAEKYKNLSKKVVKDYKTYWESNNHMLNVVMHGDCWKNNFMFKYFGGNPTDIRILDFQFSRIHGPAGDLVYFLYANASEEVHRHHMEDLLQEYHSTLVGLLRRLGMEQQAEAYTLQEFRNEMEAAATLGVFYSAMTCLVITSEKYGADFKEFFQGDGSSDSVLENAYKNPTIMSYLKYLAPIYDKKGLL